The following coding sequences are from one Bifidobacterium sp. window:
- a CDS encoding DEAD/DEAH box helicase — protein sequence MNSTSTTDSNTSSDTSFAELGVPHVLVAALAADGKSTAFPIQVDTIPDALAGRDILGRGKTGSGKTLAFTIPLITRLSTQSPAAVDREIQEYEQDLIKRGGSDDFHRGKGHNSRGRSNRSAGRSRGPLPSPRALVLAPTRELANQINEVIEPLAATCRLSTTTIYGGVRQNRQVDALRAGADIVVACPGRLEDLLRQHLLTLEHVEITVLDEADEMADMGFLPAVERLLEQVSADGQRMLFSATLDHGVDALVNRFLNDPKVHTVDSATAQVTQMTHHIFETTLGQKHQLVRALASGSGKRILFTRTKHQAKKLAQNLTDNGIPAAELHGNLSQNQRDRNLSAFSEGDVRVLVATDVAARGVDVSGVELVVQVDPPADAKSFLHRSGRTARAGHEGDVVTLVLPDQRRDVRRLLRAAGIEAKALSVTSDSPAVEKLVGQHAPLVSGWTLPESRPPRQGRGGRGSQGSRSRGSRSQGSRSRDGRFDGPRSERTHAPKSADSRRRNNKQTSASSSETNHSFRHSHKRSGGKAPFRNSGR from the coding sequence ATTAATTCAACTTCTACTACTGATTCAAACACTTCCTCAGATACTTCTTTTGCTGAGCTCGGTGTTCCTCACGTTCTCGTTGCAGCACTTGCTGCAGACGGCAAAAGCACTGCTTTCCCAATTCAGGTTGACACCATTCCTGATGCTCTTGCAGGTCGCGACATACTCGGGCGCGGTAAGACCGGTTCAGGTAAGACTCTGGCCTTTACTATCCCTCTCATTACACGTTTGAGCACGCAGAGTCCTGCTGCTGTAGACCGCGAAATTCAAGAGTATGAGCAGGATCTCATCAAGCGTGGTGGGAGCGACGATTTCCACCGTGGCAAGGGTCATAACAGCCGCGGACGCAGCAATCGTAGCGCCGGTCGCAGTCGGGGTCCATTGCCTAGCCCTCGCGCTTTGGTTTTGGCTCCAACTCGTGAGCTTGCCAATCAGATTAATGAAGTTATTGAACCACTTGCTGCAACATGCAGACTGAGCACCACCACCATTTATGGAGGCGTTCGTCAGAACCGCCAAGTAGATGCTCTCCGTGCTGGCGCAGATATCGTTGTTGCTTGCCCTGGACGTCTCGAAGATTTGTTGAGGCAGCACCTCCTTACCTTGGAACACGTTGAGATCACAGTTCTCGATGAGGCTGATGAGATGGCAGATATGGGCTTCTTGCCAGCCGTAGAACGCTTGCTTGAGCAGGTATCTGCTGATGGACAGCGCATGTTGTTCTCAGCCACGCTTGATCACGGTGTAGATGCACTGGTAAATCGCTTCCTCAATGATCCTAAGGTTCATACTGTGGATTCTGCTACTGCGCAGGTGACACAGATGACTCACCACATTTTTGAAACCACATTGGGACAGAAGCATCAGCTGGTAAGGGCTCTTGCCTCAGGTTCAGGTAAGCGCATTCTCTTCACCAGAACTAAGCATCAGGCAAAGAAACTTGCTCAGAATCTGACCGATAATGGCATTCCTGCAGCAGAGCTTCATGGAAATCTTTCGCAGAATCAGCGAGATAGAAACCTCAGTGCTTTCAGTGAGGGCGACGTTCGAGTGCTAGTTGCCACCGACGTAGCTGCTCGTGGTGTAGATGTCAGCGGCGTGGAATTGGTTGTACAGGTTGACCCACCGGCAGACGCAAAATCATTCCTACACCGTTCTGGACGTACTGCTCGTGCGGGTCATGAGGGTGATGTGGTGACCTTAGTGCTCCCAGATCAGCGTCGCGATGTGCGCCGCTTGCTGCGCGCTGCAGGTATTGAAGCCAAAGCTCTCTCGGTGACGAGTGACTCCCCAGCTGTCGAAAAGTTGGTTGGACAACATGCACCGCTGGTTTCGGGTTGGACGTTGCCTGAATCTCGTCCACCGCGTCAAGGGCGTGGAGGACGCGGCTCGCAGGGTTCTAGATCACGCGGTTCTAGGTCACAAGGCTCTCGTTCACGCGACGGTCGTTTTGACGGACCACGTTCCGAGCGGACTCATGCAC
- a CDS encoding heat shock protein transcriptional repressor HspR has translation MYLICARSLVEGHVDLDGADDVGIDIDLPVLTVGQVADLADIHPQTLRQYDRLRLIVPKRTEGGARRYSIRDLDRLCQAQYMSQEESINLAGITRILELAEENRQLRRQLRRLRKPEGSSIFAAGVDGQVIEIQRSERARLWRRELHRHMEEAEHSVQDSDESNEDIFPASKSLIIWGLR, from the coding sequence ATGTATCTCATCTGCGCGCGCTCCTTGGTTGAAGGTCACGTTGACTTGGATGGAGCCGACGACGTTGGTATAGATATTGATCTTCCTGTACTCACCGTTGGTCAAGTTGCTGACTTGGCAGATATTCACCCTCAGACCTTGCGACAATATGATCGTTTGCGGCTCATAGTGCCTAAACGCACTGAAGGTGGCGCTCGCAGATATTCAATCCGAGATTTAGACAGACTTTGCCAAGCTCAATATATGAGTCAGGAAGAATCCATCAATCTTGCTGGCATCACCAGAATTCTCGAACTGGCTGAAGAAAATAGGCAACTTCGGCGGCAATTAAGACGTTTGCGTAAGCCTGAAGGTTCGAGCATTTTCGCTGCCGGTGTGGATGGGCAGGTCATTGAAATCCAGCGCTCGGAGAGAGCCCGTCTATGGCGCCGCGAGCTACATCGGCATATGGAAGAGGCGGAGCATAGTGTGCAGGACTCTGACGAGTCTAACGAAGACATCTTCCCAGCATCGAAATCATTGATTATCTGGGGTTTGCGCTGA